One Anopheles marshallii chromosome 3, idAnoMarsDA_429_01, whole genome shotgun sequence genomic region harbors:
- the LOC128715225 gene encoding uncharacterized protein LOC128715225, translated as MEEVANTSAATIMLMGAPTQHDFKWTHERCMLLLHEYDLLKDKFKDRKHKKKDLWAEISMKFKKIYAYDLEWDVAYKKFRNLKQTFEQVRAKLQQQAITGQYSNRPKWPYFEKFQQILDDPVVASYSYADHHQQQQQQNHLLHHTDEQEDDHHPHHHHHHHHHHKHMHPHLDPPTVGQVLAGEDFTDALVTVFPMGEELEIPAQSAEDSEDEAKVDQKEMVVQAVVDQEADAEKEEEQDHVEEDVEKEDEEAILAQHGDDELEETPHRKRFRRLSVYEQERLMIEREKLVTLREIQRGIECKNDILRGILHVLQSRVWQAHPAMD; from the exons ATGGAGGAAGTGGCAAACACTTCCGCAGCAACGATTATGCTGATGGGTGCGCCAACGCAGCACGACTTCAAATGGACGCACGAGCGgtgcatgctgctgctgcacgagTACGATCTGCTGAAGGACAAGTTTAAGGATCGCAAGCACAAGAAGAAGGACCTGTGGGCGGAGATCAGCATGAAGTTTAAGAAGATCTACGCGTATGATCTCGAGTGGGACGTTGCGtacaaaaagtttcggaatcTCAAACAAACGTTCGAACAG gtGCGAGCGAAACTACAACAGCAAGCCATTACCGGACAGTACAGCAATCGTCCGAAATGGCcgtattttgaaaaatttcaacaaatccTCGACGATCCCGTCGTGGCATCGTACAGCTATGccgatcatcatcagcagcagcagcaacagaaccACCTGCTTCATCACACCGACGAGCAAGAAGAtgatcatcatcctcatcatcatcatcatcatcatcatcatcacaagCACATGCATCCGCATCTGGATCCACCCACCGTCGGACAGGTGTTGGCCGGGGAAGATTTTACGGACGCGCTCGTGACCGTTTTCCCGATGGGCGAAGAGCTCGAAATACCTGCCCAATCTGCCGAGGACAGTGAGGACGAAGCGAAAGTGGACCAGAAGGAAATGGTCGTCCAAGCGGTAGTTGACCAGGAGGCAGATGCGGAAAAGGAGGAAGAACAGGACCACGTAGAAGAGGATGTAGAGAAGGAGGACGAGGAAGCAATTTTAGCACAGCATGGTGATGATGAGCTGGAAGAAACGCCACACAGGAAGCGTTTCCGGCGGCTCAGCGTCTACGAACAGGAGCGGTTAATGATCGAGCGTGAAAAGTTGGTCACGCTGCGCGAGATTCAGCGTGGCATCGAGTGCAAAAACGATATACTGCGTGGCATATTGCACGTGCTGCAGTCCAGAGTATGGCAGGCGCACCCGGCGATGGATTGA